In the Dendrosporobacter quercicolus genome, GAGACGAACAAAAAAAGCGGCGTATCGGTGGTAACTAAAATATTCAACATATTAAGCGGTGACACTAAAAATAAGATTACTGCCCAACGAGCGCGGTTTATGTCGAGAACCTTTAGCAGATTATACATAACAGCGCCAACAATATACGGGAAAATAAGGGCCGGGAGCCGGAGAGCATACTCACTGGCGCTAAATTTCATAATGAGTGCAAGCAACCAGCCAATCATGGGCGGATGATCATAATAACCAATATCCGGAAATGTTGCCCATGTGTAAAATAATGCCTCATCCCCAGTAAACGGGATGATATACGCGAGCAATGACTTTATTAGCAATGTCGCCATTCCTGTTATCCATAAAAGCTTGTCAGTAGGCAATCGTTTCATCCTTCCTGAGAAATATTAGATCCATAGTTTGCGGCATCAGCACATCTGAAGCAGTCCGGGTTGTCCAACAAACAGAATTTTCAGCTTGCAGAAAACATGATTATAGTGTACTCTTAGATTCATCATTGGTCTAATACTATAATTATTATAGATTATATAGTTTCAACTCTATATCATTGTTCAAGGAGGGCAAAATGGAATTAAGACAGCTTCAATACATGTTGAAGGTTGCCGAAGAAGGCAGTTTCTCTAAAGCGGCCCAGAAATTATATATATCGCAGCCATCTTTAAGTCAATGTATTCAAAGGATCGAACAGCGGTTTGGACTTCAATTGTTTGACCGGGCAACTACCCCCTTAAGTCTTACCTATGCCGGCGAAGTTTTTGTTGCAAATGCGAGGCGTATGCTAAACCTGAATCATCAATTCCAGTCGCAAATGCAAGAAATTATTGACTTCAAAAGAGGCCGCCTTACAATAGGAGTTACCAACATCCGGGGCAGCATTTTATTTCCTAATATTCTCCCATCGTTTTGTAGAAGATTCCCTGGCATTGAAGTGATCCACAAGGATGGAACCTTGGCTGAACTAGAGGATTTTGCAATAAGAGGGGAAACAGACCTTTCATTAATTAACTTACCGCTGAACAAGCCACACTTTATTAGCGAGCCGCTCTTCACAGAGAGTGTTGTGCTTATCGCCCCCCGCAGTCACCCTTTGAACAAGCTCGCTGTCACCCGGCCGCCTTGGCCGCAAATCCA is a window encoding:
- a CDS encoding LysR family transcriptional regulator, translating into MELRQLQYMLKVAEEGSFSKAAQKLYISQPSLSQCIQRIEQRFGLQLFDRATTPLSLTYAGEVFVANARRMLNLNHQFQSQMQEIIDFKRGRLTIGVTNIRGSILFPNILPSFCRRFPGIEVIHKDGTLAELEDFAIRGETDLSLINLPLNKPHFISEPLFTESVVLIAPRSHPLNKLAVTRPPWPQIHLADLREEPFLLLQKGRKLRELADQSFINAGFNPRIVFESDNHETILSLVKAGLGITFGLDVSAQFSITDQVAFFTLDEPLPSQTFAAVYCKERHLSRAALEFIALTKDILSAKKQP